One segment of Saprospiraceae bacterium DNA contains the following:
- a CDS encoding YceI family protein — MYASILSGLLFLAVSSLGTKVGLVRHAENGAQQGVFRCENGKVAFKSDAPLESITAKSSKLRGIIDTSKQTFAWTVEIKTFEGFNSPLQREHFNENYMESRKYPKASFAGKIIEQIDFQKNGIYTVRAKGNLNIHGVEQERIIKSQLELSGNKLRVQSTFTVPLADHDITIPKVVYQKIAEEITVTVDAELTGN; from the coding sequence ATGTATGCAAGCATCTTAAGCGGGCTGTTGTTCTTAGCCGTATCGTCGTTGGGAACGAAGGTGGGCCTTGTGCGCCATGCTGAAAATGGCGCCCAGCAAGGCGTGTTTCGATGTGAAAACGGAAAGGTCGCTTTCAAGTCCGATGCACCGTTGGAGAGCATCACGGCCAAGAGCAGCAAGCTGCGGGGTATCATAGACACCTCCAAACAGACCTTCGCATGGACGGTGGAAATAAAGACGTTCGAGGGCTTCAACAGCCCTCTCCAGCGAGAGCATTTCAATGAAAACTACATGGAAAGCCGGAAATATCCGAAGGCAAGTTTTGCCGGAAAAATTATCGAACAAATAGACTTTCAGAAGAACGGGATATACACCGTTCGCGCCAAAGGCAATCTCAATATACATGGCGTGGAGCAAGAGCGCATCATAAAAAGCCAATTGGAATTGAGCGGAAACAAACTCAGGGTTCAATCCACCTTTACCGTTCCGTTGGCGGACCACGACATCACGATACCCAAGGTCGTTTACCAAAAAATTGCCGAGGAAATCACGGTGACGGTGGATGCAGAATTGACAGGCAACTAA
- the ggt gene encoding gamma-glutamyltransferase, protein MKNSLVVSALFLSTFCAASFAQDRLVGRAFATRSEVMARNGIACTSHPLASAAALDVLRKGGSAVDAAIAANAVLGVVEPHVNGIGGDLYAIVYEARTGKLHGLNASGRSPHSLHLDTFVQRKIQHIPPFGPLPVSVPGCVDGWFELHGKFGKKPMKENLSSAIKYARDGFAVADEASASWQRMEEVYGKFPNVKEVYLPGGNAPKRGDIFRNPLLANTLEKIANGGRDIFYKGEIAQAIDEFMRKNGGFLSLRDLAEHTSEWLEPVSTNYRGFDVWELPPNGQGIAALQMLNILEGFDFSKISFGSHEHVHLFVEAKKLAYEDRARFYADLEYMQPGIVKHLISKEYAAARRKLINPNRAAATVEAGNPNLKDGDTIYLTVADEEGNMVSLIQSNFRGFGSGMVPDGLGFMLQNRGQLFTLEPEQANTYAPHKRPFHTIIPAFVTKDGKPWMSFGVMGGSFQPLGHVEILMNMIDFGMNAQEAGDAPRIDHQGSSEPTGERMKDAGYITLENGFPYETIRALMQMGHRVGWAPPGSYGGYQAIRFDASKRVYFGASDARKDGQAVGY, encoded by the coding sequence ATGAAAAATTCACTTGTTGTTAGTGCTCTCTTTTTGTCCACATTTTGTGCCGCGTCTTTTGCCCAAGACCGCCTGGTCGGTCGCGCTTTTGCGACCCGCTCGGAAGTGATGGCCCGCAACGGCATTGCTTGCACAAGCCACCCCTTAGCGAGCGCCGCGGCACTCGATGTGCTACGCAAGGGTGGCTCGGCGGTGGATGCGGCCATTGCCGCCAATGCAGTGCTTGGGGTGGTGGAGCCACACGTCAACGGCATTGGAGGAGACCTCTATGCCATTGTCTATGAGGCAAGGACTGGCAAGCTTCATGGGTTGAATGCCTCCGGTCGTTCACCTCACTCGCTTCATTTGGATACCTTTGTTCAACGCAAAATTCAGCATATCCCGCCTTTTGGCCCACTGCCTGTGTCGGTGCCCGGATGTGTGGATGGTTGGTTTGAGCTACATGGCAAATTTGGCAAAAAACCGATGAAGGAAAATCTATCATCAGCCATCAAGTATGCCCGTGATGGCTTTGCGGTGGCTGATGAAGCTTCGGCTTCATGGCAACGCATGGAAGAGGTATATGGGAAGTTCCCAAACGTGAAGGAAGTCTATTTGCCGGGTGGAAACGCGCCAAAACGCGGCGATATTTTCCGAAACCCCTTGCTGGCCAACACGTTGGAAAAAATCGCCAATGGCGGACGCGACATATTTTACAAAGGGGAAATAGCGCAAGCAATAGACGAGTTCATGCGGAAAAACGGTGGCTTCCTCTCCCTTAGGGATTTGGCGGAACACACCTCCGAATGGCTTGAGCCTGTCTCCACCAATTATCGAGGTTTCGATGTGTGGGAATTACCGCCCAATGGCCAAGGCATCGCAGCCTTGCAGATGCTCAACATTCTCGAGGGTTTTGACTTTTCCAAAATTTCCTTCGGCTCCCATGAGCATGTTCACCTGTTCGTGGAGGCCAAAAAACTTGCTTATGAAGACCGCGCAAGGTTTTATGCTGATTTGGAATATATGCAGCCGGGCATCGTGAAGCACCTGATTTCAAAAGAATATGCCGCAGCACGTCGCAAACTGATAAATCCCAATCGCGCTGCCGCGACGGTAGAAGCAGGAAACCCCAATCTGAAAGATGGCGACACGATTTATCTCACGGTAGCTGACGAAGAGGGCAACATGGTGTCGCTCATCCAATCCAACTTTAGGGGCTTTGGCTCTGGCATGGTGCCTGATGGCTTGGGATTCATGTTGCAGAACAGGGGGCAGCTTTTCACGCTCGAACCCGAGCAAGCCAATACTTACGCGCCGCACAAAAGACCTTTCCACACAATTATTCCAGCTTTTGTCACCAAAGACGGCAAGCCTTGGATGTCCTTTGGGGTGATGGGAGGCTCGTTTCAGCCGCTCGGCCATGTCGAAATACTGATGAACATGATTGATTTTGGCATGAACGCGCAAGAGGCTGGTGACGCGCCGCGCATTGACCATCAAGGAAGCAGTGAGCCTACTGGCGAGCGAATGAAAGATGCTGGGTACATCACGCTTGAAAATGGCTTCCCTTACGAGACCATTCGCGCCTTGATGCAGATGGGGCATCGCGTGGGTTGGGCACCGCCGGGCAGTTACGGTGGGTATCAGGCCATCCGATTCGATGCCTCGAAGAGGGTTTATTTTGGTGCTTCGGATGCTCGAAAGGATGGTCAGGCTGTGGGGTATTGA
- a CDS encoding PA0069 family radical SAM protein, producing the protein MTNEKRQLKGRGAQINPPSPYEKFVRDHEPLDWALVADEWEDGSLKTEYLETHPKTILNRVESPDIPLEWSMNPYQGCEHGCVYCYARNTHPYWGYSAGLDFERKILVKRNAAELLENELKKKSWKAAPIMFAGNTDVYQPAERTFRITRACLEVFWKYRHPVGIITKNSLVLRDLDILKKLAAEQLVHVAISITTLNETLRQFLEPRTASVKQRLRTVETLSKADVPVFVMMAPIIPGLNDHEILPLVKTVADCGALGVGHTIVRLNGDIGPIFEDWIRRTMPDRADRVLNRIRDTHGGSLEEKRFGKRMRGEGNIAQIIHDQFRVAKEKYLKDRKMPSYNLYLHEQVKFPQLRLF; encoded by the coding sequence GTGACAAACGAAAAAAGACAATTGAAAGGGCGTGGCGCGCAAATCAATCCTCCATCCCCTTATGAAAAATTCGTGCGCGACCACGAACCGCTCGACTGGGCGCTCGTTGCCGATGAATGGGAAGATGGCAGTTTAAAAACAGAATATCTCGAAACCCACCCCAAGACCATCCTCAATCGTGTGGAAAGCCCCGACATCCCGCTCGAATGGAGCATGAACCCCTATCAAGGTTGCGAGCATGGCTGTGTTTACTGCTATGCTCGAAATACGCACCCTTATTGGGGATACAGTGCCGGACTTGACTTTGAGCGCAAAATTCTTGTCAAGCGAAACGCTGCCGAACTTCTTGAAAATGAATTGAAAAAGAAATCTTGGAAAGCCGCGCCCATTATGTTTGCGGGCAATACAGATGTGTATCAACCAGCCGAGCGAACTTTCCGCATCACACGCGCCTGTCTCGAAGTATTTTGGAAATACCGCCACCCAGTTGGCATCATCACCAAAAACAGCCTTGTGCTGCGCGACCTCGACATCTTGAAAAAACTGGCTGCCGAGCAACTTGTCCATGTCGCTATAAGTATCACCACATTGAATGAGACACTGCGTCAATTCCTCGAGCCCCGCACTGCTTCCGTGAAGCAGCGCCTACGGACGGTGGAAACCCTATCAAAGGCAGATGTCCCTGTGTTCGTGATGATGGCACCCATCATTCCGGGCCTCAACGACCACGAAATTTTGCCATTGGTAAAAACGGTTGCCGATTGTGGGGCATTGGGCGTGGGTCACACCATCGTGCGACTCAATGGAGACATTGGCCCTATCTTCGAGGATTGGATACGACGTACCATGCCCGACCGTGCCGACCGCGTGCTCAACCGAATCCGCGATACGCACGGCGGAAGTTTGGAGGAAAAACGCTTTGGAAAACGGATGCGTGGCGAAGGCAATATCGCCCAGATTATTCACGACCAGTTTCGCGTGGCAAAAGAGAAGTATCTGAAAGACAGGAAAATGCCGAGCTACAATCTTTATTTGCACGAACAAGTCAAATTTCCTCAGCTGCGCTTGTTTTGA
- a CDS encoding AMP nucleosidase — MDSKDFFLPEYLEEIQKQEKEAKSRIIKDWLPRYTGMPLEEFGEYILLVNFSGYVKTFADQNEVPIYGTDRPMQAATADNITIINFGIGSPNAGLVIDLLEAIHPNAVLFLGKCGGLKTGKNHVGDLILPIAAVRGEGTSDDYLPPALPALPAFALQKAISTTIRDYERDYWTGVVYTTNKRVWEHREDFKQRLRDLRCIAIDMETATIFVAAFKNRMPAGALLLVSDMPMTSEGIKTEASDKEVTANFADLHLRIGVDSLKQLINKGLTVKHLRFEV; from the coding sequence ATGGACAGCAAAGATTTTTTTCTCCCCGAATATCTCGAAGAAATTCAGAAACAGGAAAAGGAAGCCAAATCGCGCATCATAAAGGATTGGTTGCCAAGATATACGGGTATGCCCTTGGAAGAATTCGGCGAATACATCCTGCTGGTCAATTTCAGCGGCTACGTCAAAACTTTCGCTGACCAAAACGAGGTTCCGATTTATGGCACGGACCGCCCCATGCAGGCTGCCACTGCCGACAATATCACCATCATCAATTTTGGCATCGGCAGCCCCAACGCTGGTCTGGTGATTGACTTGTTGGAGGCGATACACCCCAACGCTGTTTTGTTTCTTGGAAAATGCGGAGGCTTAAAAACGGGCAAAAATCACGTCGGCGACCTGATTCTCCCTATCGCAGCAGTGCGTGGTGAGGGCACCAGCGACGACTACCTGCCCCCCGCGCTGCCTGCGCTTCCAGCCTTTGCTTTGCAAAAAGCTATATCCACTACCATCCGCGACTATGAGCGAGACTACTGGACCGGGGTCGTTTACACCACGAACAAGCGTGTTTGGGAACACCGAGAAGATTTCAAGCAGCGTCTCCGCGATTTGCGTTGCATCGCCATTGATATGGAGACAGCAACAATCTTCGTAGCCGCATTTAAAAATCGGATGCCAGCCGGCGCACTCTTGCTGGTGAGTGATATGCCTATGACATCGGAAGGCATCAAAACAGAAGCAAGCGACAAGGAAGTAACGGCTAATTTCGCGGACTTGCATTTGCGGATTGGGGTGGACTCGCTCAAACAACTCATAAACAAGGGCCTGACGGTGAAACACCTTCGATTCGAGGTGTGA
- a CDS encoding T9SS type A sorting domain-containing protein codes for MTMKFFLLCCLSLLLVSGTYAQPGCPDPQALNYNASATSNNGSCQYPATNYVPTLKALLPDTLVEISGQVRVGANWYAHNDGSDGSRFYRFDPENGSIAQIIHLKQASNKDWEDIAASDTHIYIGDVGNNNNNRQDLGIYRIPLSKIGNTSFVSIETSDWSFIPFSYEDQTDFSFQPADSAVFDCEAMVVLSGKIHLFTKNRKEYTTTHYVVNQSNGKAEKLETFPCDGLITGADVSPDGKLITLLGYDLRNIPKVFAWLLWDWQAGSDLFFTGNKRRIELGSAFTTGQAEGIGFLGNRTGYISNERTVAGGVTFVEQSTRWFDFGQWVPENVGSQEPSTASGFKVFPNPFVESVRFDFFEHKKPHHIRVLNQSGQVVLHLNEVPEALDMSTLPSGAYTFEAVWETYIQVFKALKM; via the coding sequence ATGACAATGAAATTTTTTCTGCTTTGTTGCCTTTCGCTGCTACTTGTGTCGGGAACCTACGCCCAACCCGGATGCCCAGACCCGCAGGCACTCAACTACAATGCTTCAGCCACCTCGAACAACGGTTCGTGCCAATACCCTGCCACCAATTATGTGCCCACGCTCAAGGCACTCTTGCCCGACACGTTGGTTGAAATAAGCGGACAAGTGAGAGTTGGAGCCAATTGGTATGCCCACAACGACGGGAGCGATGGGTCCCGATTCTATCGTTTTGACCCTGAAAACGGGAGTATCGCCCAGATTATTCATTTGAAACAAGCCTCCAACAAGGACTGGGAGGATATCGCTGCGTCCGACACACATATCTATATAGGCGACGTTGGGAATAACAACAACAATAGGCAAGACCTCGGCATTTATCGGATTCCGCTTTCCAAAATCGGCAACACCTCTTTTGTAAGCATCGAGACGAGCGACTGGTCTTTTATTCCGTTTTCTTACGAGGACCAAACGGATTTCTCGTTTCAGCCTGCCGATAGCGCTGTGTTCGATTGCGAGGCGATGGTTGTGTTGAGCGGAAAAATTCACCTATTCACCAAAAATCGCAAGGAATACACGACGACGCACTATGTAGTGAATCAGTCCAACGGAAAAGCCGAAAAACTTGAAACATTCCCCTGCGATGGCCTCATAACAGGGGCGGACGTGTCGCCCGATGGCAAACTAATAACGCTGCTCGGGTACGATTTGCGAAACATCCCAAAAGTATTTGCATGGCTGCTCTGGGACTGGCAAGCTGGCTCTGATTTGTTCTTCACGGGTAACAAGCGACGCATCGAGCTTGGCTCGGCTTTCACAACCGGGCAGGCGGAAGGTATCGGCTTTTTGGGCAATCGCACTGGATACATCTCCAACGAACGGACAGTGGCGGGTGGTGTCACATTCGTGGAGCAATCCACCCGATGGTTCGATTTTGGGCAGTGGGTGCCTGAAAATGTCGGTAGCCAAGAGCCAAGCACCGCCTCAGGGTTTAAAGTCTTTCCTAATCCTTTTGTGGAGTCGGTGCGCTTCGATTTTTTTGAGCACAAAAAACCGCACCATATCCGCGTGCTGAACCAATCCGGTCAGGTAGTGCTTCACCTCAACGAGGTGCCAGAAGCGCTGGATATGAGCACCTTGCCTTCTGGGGCATATACTTTTGAAGCAGTCTGGGAAACATATATTCAGGTTTTCAAAGCCTTGAAAATGTGA
- a CDS encoding elongation factor G, protein MAAYTTDKIRNVVLVGHSGSGKTTFAETMLYEAKAINRRGTVGDGNTQSDYAPLEQQRGHSLFASLLHCSWKDTKINILDTPGLDDFVGEVVTALKVADTAVVMLNARSGVEVGTELIWEYVDKFETPSIFVINQLDHEKADFEMTLEQAKNRFGNRVLPMQFPVNQGPDFNAIVDALRMVMYVFPAGGGKPEKKPIPTEHKTRADEMHNALVEAAAENDEALMEKYFENGTLDEEELAKGLSIGLAHHQFFPVFCASGLKDMGSGRIMGFIHDICPSPADRPAADLEGGGSKPCDPNARPCVFIFKTVNEPKVGNVSYFKVYSGVLKTGDELTNADNSTVERFSQLFESEGKNRDQVDELRAGDIGCTVKLKGSHTNQTLNPKGSDIKIERIHFPAPRIRMAVVPPSKAEVEKMANALHSIREEDPTLIVDQNIELKQTIIEGQGELHLDMVRYKAEQNFGIKLEFTEPRIPYRETITKEANKDYRHKKQSGGAGQFAEVHMRIEPYYDGMPAPNGLTVKNIEVEDLKWGGKFSFCWAIVGGAIDARFINAIKKGIMAKMEEGPLTGSYCRDIRVSIYDGKMHPVDSNDMAFQIAATMAFKESFPMAGPQVLEPIYNLEVMVDAEYMGSVMGDLQTRRAIVMGMDSEGHYQVIRARVPLKELYKYSSSLRALTQGKAKFSISFAEYAAVPGDIQSKLTAEYAKHAAADEH, encoded by the coding sequence ATGGCAGCCTACACTACTGACAAGATTAGGAACGTCGTCCTCGTGGGACACTCCGGCAGTGGTAAAACCACTTTTGCCGAAACCATGCTTTATGAAGCTAAAGCCATCAACCGCAGAGGCACCGTCGGCGACGGCAACACGCAGAGTGACTACGCGCCGCTCGAACAACAACGCGGCCACTCCCTTTTTGCCTCACTCCTTCATTGCAGCTGGAAGGATACCAAAATCAACATCCTTGACACGCCGGGTCTCGATGACTTCGTGGGCGAAGTGGTAACGGCTTTAAAAGTAGCTGACACCGCAGTAGTCATGTTGAATGCTCGGAGTGGCGTGGAAGTAGGTACCGAACTGATATGGGAGTATGTGGACAAGTTCGAAACACCCAGCATATTTGTCATCAATCAATTAGACCACGAAAAAGCCGACTTCGAAATGACACTCGAACAAGCCAAAAACCGATTTGGCAATCGGGTGTTGCCCATGCAATTCCCCGTCAATCAAGGCCCGGACTTCAATGCCATCGTGGATGCCTTGCGCATGGTGATGTATGTTTTCCCAGCTGGCGGTGGCAAGCCTGAAAAGAAACCTATACCTACCGAACACAAAACACGCGCCGACGAAATGCACAACGCACTCGTGGAAGCTGCCGCTGAAAATGACGAGGCGCTCATGGAAAAATACTTCGAGAATGGCACCCTCGACGAGGAAGAACTTGCCAAGGGCCTGAGCATCGGCCTAGCGCATCACCAGTTTTTCCCGGTGTTCTGCGCCTCGGGCCTGAAAGACATGGGCAGCGGTCGCATCATGGGTTTCATCCACGACATTTGCCCAAGCCCTGCAGACCGGCCCGCTGCCGACCTCGAAGGCGGCGGCTCCAAGCCTTGCGACCCCAATGCTCGCCCGTGCGTGTTTATCTTCAAAACCGTAAACGAGCCTAAGGTGGGCAACGTCTCCTATTTCAAGGTTTATTCAGGTGTGCTTAAAACAGGCGACGAATTGACCAACGCCGACAATAGCACCGTTGAGCGTTTTTCACAACTCTTTGAAAGCGAGGGCAAAAACCGCGACCAAGTGGACGAACTGCGTGCCGGCGACATCGGCTGCACAGTGAAACTCAAAGGCTCGCACACCAATCAAACACTCAACCCAAAAGGTTCCGATATCAAAATCGAGCGCATCCACTTCCCAGCCCCGCGCATCCGTATGGCTGTGGTGCCGCCAAGCAAGGCCGAAGTCGAAAAAATGGCCAATGCCCTACATTCCATCCGCGAGGAAGACCCAACGCTCATCGTGGACCAAAACATAGAGTTGAAGCAGACCATCATCGAAGGTCAAGGCGAATTGCACTTGGACATGGTACGCTACAAAGCAGAGCAAAATTTCGGCATCAAACTCGAATTCACCGAGCCGCGCATCCCCTATCGAGAGACCATCACCAAGGAAGCCAACAAGGACTATCGCCATAAAAAACAATCAGGCGGCGCGGGACAATTTGCCGAAGTCCACATGCGCATAGAGCCTTACTACGATGGCATGCCTGCCCCAAACGGCCTGACAGTCAAAAACATAGAGGTGGAAGACCTAAAATGGGGCGGTAAGTTCTCATTCTGTTGGGCGATTGTGGGAGGAGCCATAGACGCTCGCTTCATCAATGCTATCAAAAAAGGCATCATGGCCAAAATGGAAGAAGGCCCACTTACCGGTTCCTATTGTCGTGACATCCGCGTGAGCATATACGACGGCAAAATGCACCCCGTGGACTCAAACGATATGGCATTCCAAATTGCGGCAACCATGGCTTTCAAAGAATCTTTCCCCATGGCTGGGCCTCAGGTGCTCGAACCCATCTACAACCTTGAGGTCATGGTAGATGCCGAGTATATGGGCAGTGTCATGGGCGATTTGCAAACACGCCGAGCTATTGTGATGGGTATGGATTCGGAAGGACACTATCAGGTCATCCGCGCTCGTGTGCCACTCAAGGAACTATACAAATACTCGTCGTCGTTGCGAGCACTCACACAAGGCAAGGCCAAATTTAGCATCTCGTTTGCCGAGTATGCAGCTGTCCCGGGCGACATTCAATCTAAACTGACTGCTGAATATGCCAAACACGCAGCAGCCGACGAGCATTGA
- a CDS encoding TetR/AcrR family transcriptional regulator, translated as MPNSELSTEEKIKDAAKKIFLKKGFGSATTRDIAECADTNIALVNYYFRSKEKLFQEVFRDSFTETFMPVTRILNDDLPLEVKIYKFVDHMTELLKRDPLLPMFVLSEMRGENSKICESLTELQQQGSSRFQAQLQEEAEKGNIRSTNFEQVELSLMAMVIFPFLSMNMIKMKKNLSTEEFHQLVDERKKNIPEMLLTYLRQKG; from the coding sequence ATGCCTAACTCGGAATTGAGCACGGAAGAAAAAATCAAGGACGCAGCAAAAAAAATCTTTTTAAAGAAAGGATTTGGCAGCGCCACCACCCGCGATATCGCGGAATGCGCCGACACGAATATAGCCTTGGTGAACTACTATTTTCGCAGCAAGGAGAAACTGTTTCAGGAAGTCTTTCGGGATAGCTTCACTGAGACTTTTATGCCCGTAACACGCATTTTAAACGACGACTTGCCACTCGAAGTCAAAATCTACAAGTTTGTGGACCACATGACCGAGTTGCTCAAACGAGACCCGCTGCTCCCCATGTTTGTCTTGAGCGAAATGCGTGGGGAAAATTCAAAAATTTGTGAATCATTGACCGAATTGCAGCAGCAAGGCTCCAGCCGCTTTCAGGCACAACTCCAAGAAGAAGCAGAGAAGGGAAATATTAGAAGCACCAACTTCGAACAAGTAGAACTTAGCCTCATGGCTATGGTAATCTTCCCCTTCCTCAGCATGAATATGATAAAAATGAAAAAGAACCTCAGTACCGAAGAATTCCACCAGCTCGTGGACGAACGCAAAAAAAATATCCCCGAAATGCTCTTAACCTACCTCCGACAAAAGGGGTAA
- a CDS encoding carboxypeptidase-like regulatory domain-containing protein, producing METPTNAFFLRLANLILFGSLLLFAIPSSAQTTTTASGIVVDASTSEPLALATIRFEGKNVGGITDAEGRFKVEINEPANRLTVTYMGYETAVVNLRPGQANAGLSVRLEEANNTLKEVVVRNEKYRNKGNPAVELIQKVIEHKSQNRREGLDFYNFEQYEKVEFAINHVDDQLRNGLLFRRMQFLFDNADTSASGVVSLPFYLYERLSDVHYRKSPREEKTLVKGEKSTTVPGFFDEQGISSYVQNMYQQVDIYDNRINLATVEFVSPLASISPNIYRFYIQDTVTMKETQAVRLYFAPRNKSDLAFEGNMWVALDGSYAVRKIELGVPKGINLNWVSDLTVEQEFDWVESNDGLVGTTRGLMLSNDIVVMQFGVSKDTTRRGLIGRKTTSYRQYSLGQPISNGVFKFSGNTRYEKNASAQNEQFWVEHRHVSLSEREQGIQKTIDTLNNHKPFKRFMTVARILFEGYHTVGGGGFDIGPVNTFYSFNEVEGFRARFGGRTNMSFAQNLQFEGYVAYGTKDERMKGNATFTYSLNNQQVRRFPLHQMKIWYQDDVKIPGQELQFVQEDNFLLSFKRGVNDKMIYNRVLGMEYLRETPSHFSYSITLKTERQRPAGALNFQYGEVENLQFDPDIQTTDFGVFLRYAPNEKFYQGATYRTPILNKYPKFSLWYNLGAKDVLGGEHAYHSVQAKVEKVFYTSPFGWSQVVLEGGRVFGTLPFPLLKIHRANQTYAYQLESYNLMNFMEFVSDKYASINMTHTFGGFFFNRVPLLKRLKWREVVSFKGLWGGLDETNRPTAENGLLHFPTAPNGTPLTYTLEKQPYMEASVGVANIFKVLRVDYVRRLNYLEHPNAPSWGIRARFKVEF from the coding sequence ATGGAAACTCCAACCAACGCTTTCTTCCTTCGCCTCGCCAACCTAATTTTATTTGGCTCGCTGCTTCTTTTTGCCATCCCATCTTCGGCACAAACCACCACAACTGCCAGTGGCATCGTTGTGGACGCATCCACCAGCGAGCCACTTGCTTTGGCTACCATTCGTTTTGAAGGAAAAAATGTAGGCGGCATCACCGACGCTGAGGGCCGTTTCAAGGTCGAAATCAACGAACCAGCCAATCGCCTGACAGTGACGTACATGGGCTATGAAACCGCCGTCGTCAATCTTCGCCCCGGTCAGGCCAATGCTGGGCTGAGTGTCCGCTTGGAAGAAGCCAACAATACGTTGAAGGAAGTCGTGGTGCGAAATGAAAAGTACCGAAACAAGGGCAATCCGGCGGTGGAACTTATTCAAAAGGTAATTGAACACAAATCTCAGAATCGGCGAGAGGGGTTGGATTTCTACAACTTCGAACAATACGAGAAAGTGGAGTTCGCCATCAACCACGTGGACGACCAATTGCGCAATGGGCTTTTGTTCCGCAGGATGCAATTCCTTTTCGACAATGCCGACACCAGCGCCTCAGGGGTGGTCAGTTTGCCGTTCTATCTCTACGAACGCCTTTCAGATGTTCACTACCGCAAAAGCCCTCGTGAGGAAAAAACCCTTGTAAAAGGAGAAAAGAGCACTACCGTTCCCGGATTTTTCGATGAGCAAGGCATCTCCAGCTATGTGCAGAATATGTACCAGCAAGTGGATATCTACGACAACCGCATCAATTTGGCTACCGTCGAGTTCGTCAGCCCGCTTGCCTCGATTTCCCCGAATATCTACCGGTTCTACATTCAGGACACTGTGACGATGAAGGAAACACAGGCGGTTCGTTTGTACTTTGCTCCACGAAACAAGTCCGACCTCGCTTTTGAAGGAAATATGTGGGTGGCACTTGATGGCTCCTACGCGGTGCGAAAAATAGAACTGGGTGTGCCAAAAGGCATTAACCTGAACTGGGTGAGCGACCTAACCGTCGAACAGGAGTTCGACTGGGTGGAATCGAATGATGGTCTTGTAGGCACCACACGAGGCTTGATGCTAAGCAATGACATCGTAGTGATGCAGTTCGGGGTTTCGAAGGACACCACCCGCCGAGGCCTCATCGGGCGCAAAACGACATCTTACCGTCAGTATTCGCTCGGCCAGCCGATTTCCAATGGGGTGTTCAAATTCAGCGGCAACACTCGCTATGAAAAAAATGCTTCCGCCCAAAACGAGCAATTCTGGGTGGAGCATCGTCATGTGTCACTCAGCGAAAGAGAGCAGGGCATCCAAAAAACCATTGACACCCTGAATAATCACAAGCCATTCAAACGCTTTATGACAGTAGCCCGCATCCTTTTTGAAGGTTATCACACGGTCGGGGGTGGAGGCTTTGACATTGGGCCAGTCAATACATTTTACAGTTTCAACGAGGTGGAGGGTTTTCGCGCTCGCTTCGGCGGACGCACGAATATGAGCTTCGCTCAAAACTTGCAATTTGAGGGTTATGTGGCTTACGGCACAAAAGATGAGCGCATGAAGGGCAACGCAACTTTCACCTATTCTCTGAACAATCAACAGGTTCGGCGTTTTCCGCTCCATCAGATGAAAATATGGTATCAAGACGACGTGAAAATTCCGGGTCAGGAACTTCAATTCGTGCAAGAGGACAACTTTTTGCTTTCGTTCAAGCGTGGCGTAAACGACAAGATGATTTACAACCGCGTGCTTGGAATGGAATACCTTCGGGAAACCCCTTCCCACTTTTCATATTCCATAACCCTTAAAACAGAGCGCCAACGCCCAGCGGGCGCACTCAACTTCCAGTATGGGGAAGTGGAAAATCTCCAATTTGACCCTGATATTCAAACTACGGATTTTGGCGTGTTCTTGCGTTACGCCCCCAATGAGAAATTTTATCAAGGTGCCACCTATCGCACCCCGATTCTGAACAAGTACCCTAAGTTCAGCCTTTGGTACAACCTCGGCGCCAAGGATGTGCTCGGTGGCGAACATGCATATCACTCAGTGCAAGCGAAGGTCGAAAAAGTCTTCTACACCTCGCCTTTCGGATGGTCGCAAGTCGTGTTGGAAGGCGGTCGTGTTTTTGGCACCTTGCCTTTCCCGCTTTTGAAAATCCACCGCGCCAACCAGACATACGCCTACCAATTGGAGTCGTATAATTTGATGAATTTCATGGAATTCGTGAGCGATAAGTACGCGTCAATCAATATGACACATACTTTCGGCGGATTTTTTTTCAATCGGGTACCCCTATTGAAAAGACTGAAATGGCGTGAAGTAGTGTCATTTAAAGGACTTTGGGGAGGCCTCGATGAAACGAATCGCCCTACCGCCGAAAATGGGTTGCTACATTTCCCGACTGCTCCGAATGGCACACCGCTGACTTATACGCTGGAAAAACAACCATACATGGAAGCCAGTGTGGGCGTGGCAAACATCTTTAAAGTACTGCGGGTGGACTATGTGCGCCGCCTCAATTATCTCGAACACCCGAACGCGCCCAGTTGGGGCATTCGCGCAAGGTTTAAAGTCGAGTTTTAG